The Klebsiella sp. RHBSTW-00484 genome includes a window with the following:
- a CDS encoding fimbria/pilus outer membrane usher protein, with product MRDLKRATYGGLLAIASVTAYAATYDSLPAPAASYSEKQEYELYLGLSVNGNTPAGTVPVKVINGHYWVSASVLQQSHIPLKTSDTLVDITTLPSVKVEYDQTGQMLKLQVPDNWLPEQKIGEASGQNYQAAISSPGILFNYDAYNLFSSDGTQTTSTYSETRLFGPAGILSNNAVFRQNWSSTGYEQQGYMRYDTLWKYSDSERMISYQAGDVVSNALTWSSSVRMGGLRVSRNFSVRPDLVTYPLLNLSGSAAVPSSVDLFINGFKTSSSQINGGPYTLTNVPYISGAGEATVVTTDALGRQVSTNIPFYVSNTLLREGLSDFDFTVGALRNNYGIKNADYGTGAVSAIYRYGLNNWLTLSAHSEDRKGLTNAGVGGDIGVGNLGTLSLSTSASRGEGNGNQLTAGYSYYGNSWGINYQHIQRSANYDNLSTYGSSSMLSRQSDQATLSLSPWGRVLGSFSIGYFDIKAGDNSRTRLMNLSWSRSLWKSSSFNLSVNRDLQENSYASMLQVIIPFDSQSSVQLSGQRSSSGQWGENISVSRSAPAEGGLGWNLAHSVGGDNYSQADLTWINRVSTLSGGYYGSRDDHHSWFEATGSVVLMDNSLFFARQINDAFIVVSTDNYPNIAVNYENRKVGVTDKNGHLLIPWAAAWYPGKVTLDTLPLPTDTEAATVEKRIAVREGSGALVDFPVNRVRSATIVFVDAQGQPLPVGTPVEEKNSKQQGLVGYDGVVWFSHLTRKNEVTINAGGLQCHVQFELPESTPVPQRIGPVSCN from the coding sequence ATGAGAGACCTGAAAAGGGCGACCTATGGGGGGCTGCTGGCGATTGCGTCGGTAACAGCTTACGCCGCGACCTACGATTCGTTGCCTGCGCCAGCGGCATCGTACAGCGAAAAGCAGGAATATGAGCTGTACCTCGGTTTATCGGTCAACGGCAATACCCCTGCGGGTACTGTTCCGGTCAAGGTCATCAATGGTCATTATTGGGTCTCAGCCAGCGTTTTGCAGCAGTCGCATATCCCATTGAAGACCAGCGACACGCTGGTGGATATCACCACCCTCCCTTCAGTGAAGGTGGAATATGACCAGACCGGGCAAATGCTCAAACTGCAGGTCCCGGACAACTGGCTTCCTGAGCAGAAAATCGGCGAGGCATCAGGGCAAAATTACCAGGCCGCGATTAGCAGTCCAGGGATTTTATTTAACTACGATGCCTACAACCTTTTTTCATCCGACGGCACGCAAACCACCAGCACCTACAGCGAAACGCGTCTTTTTGGCCCGGCAGGTATCCTCTCCAATAATGCGGTGTTCCGACAAAACTGGTCTTCAACAGGTTATGAGCAGCAAGGCTATATGCGCTACGACACCTTGTGGAAGTACAGCGATAGCGAGCGGATGATAAGCTACCAGGCAGGTGATGTGGTGAGCAACGCGCTCACCTGGAGCAGCTCCGTGCGTATGGGTGGACTACGCGTGAGCCGCAACTTCAGCGTTCGCCCGGATCTGGTGACTTATCCGCTGCTCAACTTATCCGGCAGCGCGGCGGTCCCTTCAAGTGTCGACCTGTTTATTAATGGTTTTAAAACCAGCTCTTCGCAGATTAATGGCGGCCCCTATACGCTGACCAATGTGCCCTATATCAGCGGCGCGGGTGAAGCTACCGTGGTAACGACCGACGCCCTTGGCCGCCAGGTTTCCACCAATATTCCCTTTTACGTCTCAAATACCCTCCTGCGGGAGGGTCTAAGCGATTTTGATTTCACCGTCGGCGCCCTGCGCAACAATTACGGCATTAAAAATGCCGATTATGGCACCGGTGCGGTAAGCGCGATTTACCGCTATGGGTTAAACAATTGGCTAACCCTCTCAGCACATAGCGAAGACCGCAAAGGATTAACCAATGCCGGGGTTGGCGGCGATATCGGTGTGGGTAATCTGGGGACCCTCAGCCTGTCGACCAGCGCCAGCCGCGGTGAAGGAAATGGCAACCAGCTCACTGCGGGTTACTCTTACTACGGCAATAGCTGGGGGATTAATTACCAGCATATTCAGCGCAGCGCTAACTATGACAACCTCAGCACCTATGGCTCGTCCAGCATGCTAAGCCGCCAGTCAGACCAGGCCACGCTGAGCCTGAGCCCATGGGGGCGCGTATTGGGCTCTTTTAGCATTGGCTACTTCGATATCAAGGCCGGGGATAATTCACGAACGCGCCTGATGAACCTCTCCTGGAGCCGCAGCCTGTGGAAAAGCAGCAGCTTCAACTTGAGCGTGAACCGCGATCTGCAAGAAAACAGCTACGCCAGCATGCTGCAGGTCATCATCCCCTTCGATTCGCAAAGTTCAGTGCAGTTAAGCGGCCAGCGCTCCAGCTCCGGTCAATGGGGAGAAAATATCAGTGTGAGTCGCTCTGCCCCGGCAGAAGGCGGATTGGGCTGGAATCTCGCCCACTCGGTTGGCGGCGATAATTATAGCCAGGCGGATCTCACCTGGATCAATCGCGTGTCAACGCTGAGCGGGGGTTACTACGGCTCACGTGACGATCATCACAGCTGGTTTGAAGCCACTGGTTCGGTGGTGCTGATGGATAACAGTCTGTTCTTTGCCCGGCAAATTAACGACGCCTTTATCGTTGTTTCCACCGACAACTACCCGAATATTGCGGTTAATTATGAAAACCGTAAGGTCGGCGTGACGGATAAGAACGGTCATCTGCTGATCCCCTGGGCTGCGGCCTGGTACCCGGGAAAAGTCACCCTTGATACGCTCCCTCTGCCAACGGATACCGAAGCCGCCACGGTGGAGAAGCGTATTGCCGTACGTGAAGGCAGCGGCGCGCTGGTTGATTTTCCGGTGAATCGCGTGCGCTCGGCGACGATTGTCTTCGTCGATGCCCAAGGGCAGCCGCTGCCGGTAGGTACGCCGGTTGAGGAGAAAAACAGTAAACAGCAAGGTCTGGTGGGCTACGACGGGGTGGTTTGGTTCTCGCATCTCACCCGCAAAAATGAGGTCACCATTAACGCCGGGGGACTGCAATGCCACGTGCAGTTCGAACTCCCGGAATCAACGCCGGTCCCGCAGCGGATCGGCCCGGTTAGCTGCAACTGA
- a CDS encoding fimbrial biogenesis chaperone has protein sequence MTRCRFALFLFALSAPASVLAASSVLVWPIFQTIESHEKGSELWLENRGDSPVNLQLRVFSWDQKASSDAYADQSDVVASPPFTTVAPGQRQLVRLMRVAPIANGKEKSYRIVIDEIPPAQPAVQTDKNSAGLRMRMRYVLPLFTYGQGITPLKNDGSVEAVRTTLRWSLSQQNSRQALCIDNTGNQHARLSSVYWANASGKSQISQANGLLGYVLAQKKNCFPTAGKSAVPSGMHLFAKLTDNGQAVEIPANR, from the coding sequence ATGACTCGCTGTAGATTTGCGCTGTTTTTATTCGCTTTATCCGCCCCTGCTTCCGTTCTGGCCGCCAGTTCCGTTCTGGTCTGGCCGATATTTCAAACTATCGAAAGCCATGAAAAAGGTTCTGAGCTGTGGCTGGAGAATCGCGGCGATTCTCCGGTGAATTTACAGTTGCGCGTTTTTTCCTGGGATCAAAAGGCGTCATCCGATGCCTATGCCGATCAAAGCGATGTGGTCGCCAGTCCGCCCTTTACCACGGTCGCGCCGGGACAGCGTCAGTTGGTACGACTGATGCGCGTTGCTCCCATCGCGAATGGAAAAGAAAAATCCTACCGCATCGTTATTGATGAGATCCCTCCTGCGCAACCGGCAGTGCAAACGGATAAAAACTCCGCAGGACTGAGAATGCGCATGCGCTACGTTCTGCCGCTATTCACCTATGGGCAAGGCATCACGCCGCTGAAGAACGATGGCTCAGTCGAAGCGGTCAGGACAACGCTGCGCTGGTCACTTTCCCAGCAGAATAGCCGTCAGGCACTTTGCATCGACAATACCGGCAATCAACACGCCCGACTTAGTTCGGTTTACTGGGCAAACGCCAGCGGTAAGAGTCAAATTTCTCAGGCTAACGGCCTTCTTGGCTACGTACTGGCGCAGAAAAAAAACTGTTTTCCGACCGCAGGCAAATCTGCTGTTCCATCAGGGATGCATCTGTTTGCTAAATTAACCGATAACGGTCAGGCGGTGGAAATTCCGGCGAACCGTTAA
- a CDS encoding Csu type fimbrial protein: MLRPMWLTFFLLFASGAHAANAQKTFKVTAQITAGCALGAGDGTQTTDFGTLSFGTMSSLYSNVDVASTPGAGSIIVTCTPGTAISLALDYGVNGGSAAQRYMSNGGGNTLAYQLYQDSNRATVWGNSAQALSIASFPSTTQTYTVYGRLFATNGFPAVGSYTDTVTVTLTY, encoded by the coding sequence ATGCTTCGACCAATGTGGCTTACATTTTTTCTGCTTTTTGCCTCAGGCGCCCATGCAGCCAATGCCCAGAAGACGTTTAAAGTCACAGCGCAGATAACCGCAGGCTGCGCGCTTGGCGCTGGGGACGGCACCCAAACGACCGATTTCGGCACCTTAAGTTTCGGCACCATGTCATCGCTCTACAGCAATGTTGATGTCGCCAGTACGCCAGGCGCGGGGTCAATTATCGTGACCTGCACGCCAGGCACCGCTATTTCACTCGCTCTCGACTATGGCGTTAACGGCGGCTCAGCAGCCCAGCGCTATATGTCGAACGGCGGCGGCAATACTCTGGCGTATCAGCTTTATCAGGATAGCAACCGTGCCACCGTATGGGGTAACAGCGCACAGGCATTGAGCATCGCATCATTTCCGAGCACCACGCAAACCTACACGGTTTATGGCCGCCTTTTTGCCACGAATGGCTTCCCGGCGGTGGGCTCTTATACCGACACGGTCACCGTCACGCTGACCTATTAG
- a CDS encoding Csu type fimbrial protein has protein sequence MNVKTISRSVLGGLLSAIVIIQPSFAAGTLSGQIGVQLTLGSGCRVSNGSREGELNKWGNISFGAYGDLANSIDAGMVGSGGATAVSIACTAALQSTLTLDGGQQGSSTLRYMKNTADSELIAYRLYSDVGRNSEILPDGSIAITGTGSPQEIPIFARIRPEDQDTPTAGNYSDIVTATLTW, from the coding sequence ATGAACGTCAAAACGATATCGCGCAGTGTCTTAGGCGGCTTATTAAGCGCAATCGTCATCATTCAGCCATCTTTTGCCGCGGGCACGCTAAGCGGTCAGATTGGCGTTCAGCTTACGCTTGGTAGCGGATGCCGGGTGTCGAATGGTTCCAGAGAGGGAGAACTTAACAAATGGGGGAACATCAGTTTTGGCGCCTACGGCGATTTAGCCAACTCCATTGATGCCGGAATGGTCGGCAGCGGTGGAGCCACCGCGGTCTCCATCGCCTGTACCGCGGCGCTGCAATCAACGCTGACGCTGGATGGCGGCCAGCAAGGATCGTCAACTCTTCGTTATATGAAAAATACCGCGGATAGTGAGCTGATCGCCTATCGCCTGTACTCCGATGTGGGTCGTAATAGCGAAATCCTGCCGGATGGCAGTATCGCTATTACTGGAACCGGCAGCCCGCAAGAAATTCCTATTTTTGCGCGTATCCGCCCTGAAGACCAGGATACGCCTACCGCAGGCAACTACAGCGACATCGTCACCGCGACGTTAACCTGGTAA
- a CDS encoding Ecr family regulatory small membrane protein, with protein sequence MSKTEIFLLAMLLIILAVAVWFIFSDEIWVLVSTIETWLYPSFVAPE encoded by the coding sequence ATGAGTAAAACAGAAATTTTCCTGCTGGCTATGCTGTTGATTATTTTAGCTGTTGCCGTTTGGTTTATTTTCAGCGATGAAATCTGGGTTTTAGTAAGCACTATCGAGACCTGGCTGTACCCTTCCTTTGTGGCACCAGAATAA
- a CDS encoding VirK/YbjX family protein: MTDNSLHSVSVLEQRSNLIADLVMGRITPAPIWQKRNYRLKFLLRTALFYTPTRDMLESLSARADFNQLLAAQVTLPGKVHRQYLTRGLNASQRAQAIINHYQFIDSLPGSRLAAAMTSAKEIPLLALTGKDDALFTLFASSAGKAEREGETTLWLRDSDNNVLASATFSVTRQQEQWQLTIGGLQGPRSNISHEVIKRATRACHGLFPKRLLLEFIWLLAARCHIHDIYGVSDNGHVFRALRYRLSKGRHFHASYDEFWQSIEGVADGAWRWRLPLRLERKSLENIASKKRAEYRRRFQLLDDMAFQVTTLMS, translated from the coding sequence GTGACGGATAACAGCCTGCATTCAGTCAGCGTACTTGAGCAACGTTCAAATCTTATTGCCGATCTGGTGATGGGCCGAATCACTCCTGCGCCAATTTGGCAAAAACGCAATTACCGGCTTAAGTTTTTACTGCGCACGGCCCTATTTTATACACCAACGCGCGACATGCTGGAGAGCCTTTCAGCGCGTGCGGATTTCAATCAGCTACTGGCCGCGCAGGTAACGCTGCCGGGTAAAGTCCATCGTCAGTATCTGACGCGCGGCTTGAACGCCAGCCAGCGTGCGCAGGCGATTATCAACCATTATCAATTTATCGACTCGCTGCCCGGCTCGCGCCTTGCCGCCGCTATGACTTCAGCAAAAGAGATCCCGCTGCTGGCGCTTACAGGCAAAGACGATGCCCTGTTTACGCTTTTCGCTTCCTCTGCGGGCAAAGCCGAGCGTGAAGGCGAAACGACCCTATGGTTACGTGACAGCGATAATAACGTGCTTGCCAGCGCGACCTTTAGCGTCACCCGGCAGCAGGAGCAATGGCAACTCACCATCGGCGGTCTGCAAGGGCCGCGCAGTAACATCTCTCATGAGGTGATCAAACGCGCGACTCGCGCCTGCCATGGCTTGTTTCCCAAACGCCTGTTGCTGGAGTTTATTTGGCTGCTGGCGGCACGTTGTCATATTCACGACATATATGGCGTGAGCGATAACGGCCACGTATTCCGCGCACTGCGCTATCGTCTGAGCAAAGGACGCCACTTTCACGCCAGCTATGATGAGTTCTGGCAGTCCATTGAGGGCGTCGCCGACGGAGCCTGGCGCTGGCGCTTGCCACTACGGCTGGAACGAAAAAGTCTGGAGAACATTGCCAGCAAGAAGCGCGCCGAATACCGCCGTCGTTTCCAGTTGCTGGATGACATGGCCTTCCAGGTGACGACGCTCATGAGTTAA
- the pphA gene encoding protein-serine/threonine phosphatase yields MYQRIEGSAWRNIWLVGDLHGCFARLMAALRERKFDPYQDLLLSVGDLIDRGPQSAECLDLLRCRWFYAVRGNHEQMALEVLEGSDMMLWGMNGGNWYTQSSVNQRRHLAELIARCRYLPLIIELHSAEQVHVIAHADYPARVYRWQQSVDEHQVLWSRQRLTDHFASRHGAIDGADHFWFGHTPLKRRYDSDNQHYIDTGAVFGGELTLVALQLTH; encoded by the coding sequence ATGTATCAGCGTATTGAGGGTTCCGCCTGGCGTAATATCTGGCTAGTTGGCGACCTGCACGGCTGCTTTGCGCGGCTAATGGCAGCGCTTCGGGAGCGCAAATTTGACCCTTATCAGGATCTGCTTCTTTCGGTGGGTGACCTGATCGATCGCGGGCCGCAAAGCGCGGAGTGTCTGGATTTACTGCGCTGTCGGTGGTTTTACGCGGTGCGTGGAAATCATGAACAGATGGCGCTGGAGGTACTCGAGGGTAGCGACATGATGTTGTGGGGGATGAACGGCGGCAACTGGTATACGCAAAGCTCAGTGAATCAGCGGCGACACCTCGCGGAACTTATTGCCCGCTGCCGATACCTGCCGCTGATTATTGAACTCCACAGCGCAGAGCAGGTACATGTGATTGCTCATGCTGATTATCCCGCCAGGGTTTATCGTTGGCAGCAGTCGGTGGATGAGCATCAGGTGTTATGGAGTCGACAGCGCCTCACCGATCACTTTGCTAGCCGTCATGGTGCTATCGACGGGGCGGATCATTTCTGGTTTGGCCATACGCCGCTCAAACGGCGTTATGACAGCGATAACCAGCACTATATTGATACCGGCGCGGTGTTTGGCGGGGAGCTAACGCTGGTAGCGCTACAGTTAACTCATTAA
- a CDS encoding YebW family protein, whose protein sequence is MFALVLFICYLDGGCEDIVVDIYDNERQCTRAMDDQRIRHGGCFPVEDFIDSFWLPAREYSDF, encoded by the coding sequence ATGTTTGCCTTAGTGCTATTTATTTGTTACCTGGATGGAGGTTGCGAGGATATCGTGGTGGATATTTACGATAACGAGCGACAGTGCACGAGAGCGATGGACGACCAGCGGATACGCCATGGGGGCTGCTTTCCGGTAGAAGATTTTATAGATAGCTTCTGGCTTCCTGCCCGCGAATACAGCGACTTTTAA
- a CDS encoding YebV family protein, whose translation MSKTNVRIGAFEIDDAVLHGEQQGERTLSIPCKSDPDLCMQLDAWDADTSVPAILDGEHSVLYRKHYDRQSDAWVMRLA comes from the coding sequence ATGAGTAAAACCAATGTACGTATTGGCGCGTTTGAAATAGACGACGCCGTGCTACACGGCGAACAGCAGGGAGAGCGAACGTTAAGCATTCCCTGTAAATCCGATCCGGATTTATGTATGCAACTTGACGCATGGGATGCTGACACCAGCGTGCCAGCCATTCTTGATGGTGAACATTCCGTCCTCTACCGTAAGCACTACGACCGCCAATCCGATGCCTGGGTCATGCGCCTCGCCTGA
- the rsmF gene encoding 16S rRNA (cytosine(1407)-C(5))-methyltransferase RsmF — translation MAQNAVYLPEEFLAQMRAAMPMHLSFDDFIAACQRPLRRSIRVNTLKITVADFLQLAAPHSWQLTPIPWCEEGFWIEREDEDALPLGSTAEHLSGLFYIQEASSMLPVAALFADGEMPQRVMDVAAAPGSKTTQIAARMGNEGGILANEYSASRVKVLHANISRCGISNVALTHFDGRVFGAALPECFDAILLDAPCSGEGVVRKDPDALKNWSPESNQEIAVTQRELIDSAFHALRPGGTLVYSTCTLNRQENEEVVNGLLARYPQAVEVLPLGSLFPQAGEALTEEGFLHVFPQIFDCEGFFVARLRKTAAIESLPAPGYKVGKFPFMPLKTRESAAIIAAAAAVGLQWDASHTLWQRDKEIWLFPQALEGLFGKVRFSRIGVRLAETYNKGYRWQHEAVIALAAPAKPFELTPAEAQEWYRGRDVYPETLPQQDDAIITFQGAPLGLVKKIGSRLKNSYPRELVRDGKLFAGKS, via the coding sequence GTGGCTCAAAACGCTGTCTATCTTCCTGAAGAATTCCTCGCTCAAATGCGTGCGGCCATGCCGATGCATCTCTCTTTCGATGACTTTATTGCCGCCTGCCAACGCCCGCTGCGCCGAAGTATCCGCGTCAATACGCTGAAAATCACCGTCGCTGACTTTTTACAGCTGGCGGCTCCCCACAGCTGGCAGCTGACACCGATTCCGTGGTGCGAGGAAGGTTTTTGGATCGAGCGCGAAGATGAAGACGCCCTGCCGCTGGGCAGCACCGCTGAACATCTCAGCGGATTGTTTTATATCCAGGAAGCCAGCTCCATGCTGCCGGTTGCCGCGCTGTTTGCCGACGGAGAGATGCCGCAACGGGTGATGGATGTCGCCGCCGCACCGGGTTCAAAAACCACCCAAATCGCCGCTCGCATGGGTAACGAGGGGGGGATCCTGGCGAATGAATACTCCGCCAGCCGGGTCAAAGTCCTGCACGCCAACATCAGCCGCTGCGGGATAAGCAACGTCGCCCTGACCCATTTCGATGGTCGAGTCTTCGGTGCCGCGCTACCAGAGTGTTTTGACGCTATCCTGCTCGACGCCCCCTGCTCCGGCGAAGGGGTGGTGCGTAAAGACCCCGATGCGCTGAAAAACTGGTCGCCTGAAAGTAACCAGGAGATCGCCGTCACTCAACGTGAGCTTATCGACAGCGCCTTCCACGCCCTTCGCCCCGGCGGCACGCTGGTGTACTCCACCTGCACCCTGAATCGCCAGGAAAACGAAGAGGTCGTCAACGGGCTGTTAGCGCGCTATCCGCAGGCAGTAGAGGTGTTACCGCTCGGTTCGCTGTTCCCGCAAGCCGGTGAGGCGTTAACCGAAGAGGGATTCCTGCACGTCTTCCCACAGATTTTTGACTGCGAAGGCTTCTTCGTCGCCCGCCTGCGTAAAACCGCGGCCATTGAGTCTTTACCGGCACCGGGTTATAAAGTCGGCAAATTCCCCTTTATGCCGCTGAAAACTCGTGAGTCCGCCGCCATCATTGCCGCCGCGGCCGCCGTTGGCTTGCAATGGGATGCAAGCCATACCCTGTGGCAGCGTGATAAAGAGATCTGGCTGTTTCCCCAGGCACTCGAAGGTTTATTCGGTAAAGTTCGCTTTTCACGCATCGGAGTTCGTCTGGCTGAAACCTACAACAAAGGATATCGCTGGCAGCACGAGGCGGTTATTGCTCTGGCCGCACCAGCCAAGCCTTTCGAACTGACCCCGGCCGAAGCACAAGAGTGGTATCGCGGGCGCGATGTTTATCCTGAAACGCTCCCGCAACAGGATGATGCCATCATCACTTTCCAGGGCGCGCCGTTAGGTCTGGTGAAAAAAATCGGATCGCGTTTAAAAAACAGCTATCCCCGCGAGCTGGTGCGTGACGGAAAGCTTTTTGCTGGCAAGTCGTGA
- a CDS encoding PqiB family protein translates to MSQETPASPTEAKIKTKRRISPFWLLPVIALMIASWLIWTSYQDRGTTITIDFQSANGIVPGRTPIRYQGVEVGTVENISLSKDLSKIEVSASVKGDMKDALRKDTQFWLVTPKASLAGVSGLDALVGGNYIGMMPGQGEPEDHFVALDTQPKYHINNGELMIHLQSADLGSLTSGSLVYFRKIPVGRVYDFALNPNNQGVTIDVLIERRFTNLVKKESRFWNVSGMKADVSLSGAKVQLDSLSALVNGAIAFDSPDNSPEAQQNTDYHLYEDLAHSQRGVVVKLDLPDGAGLKAGSTPLMYQGLEVGQLSKLNLNPDGKVTGEMTVDPSVVSLLREKTLIQMKKPRISLDNPSVSALLTGTTFELVPGEGEPRNQFAVLPADKSLLEEPDVATVTLSAPESYGVDAGQPLILHGVQIGQVLERKLNADGVTFQVAVMPEYRSLVHGDSKFVVNSRIDVKVGLDGVQFLGASASEWVNGGIRIIPGEKGAMQSRYPLYANLEKALENSMSDLPTTTLSLSAETLPDVQAGSVVLYRKFAVGEIITVQPRKNAFEINIHIKPEYRHLLTSNSVFWAEGGAKVQLNGSGLTVQASPLSRALKGAISFDNLSGASASARIDNKRVLYASETTARAVGGQITLHAFDAGKMAEGMPIRYLGIDIGQIQSLNLITANNEVQAKAVLYPEYVNTFARAGTRFSVITPQISAAGVEHLDTLFQAYINVEPGRGSPRRDFEIQETTISDSRYIDGLSIIVEVPEAGSLGIGTPVLFRGLEVGTVTGLMLGSMSDRVMVQLRISKRYQYLVRNNSVFWLASGYSLDFGLIGGLVKTGTFNQFIRGGIAFATPPGTPLAPKAQDGKHFLLLESEPKEWREWGTALPR, encoded by the coding sequence ATGAGTCAGGAAACGCCCGCTTCGCCGACTGAGGCCAAAATTAAAACCAAACGCCGCATCTCGCCATTCTGGCTGCTGCCGGTCATTGCGCTGATGATTGCCAGCTGGCTGATTTGGACCAGCTATCAGGATCGCGGTACGACGATTACCATCGATTTCCAGTCGGCCAATGGTATCGTGCCGGGGCGCACGCCTATCCGCTATCAAGGGGTAGAAGTCGGCACCGTAGAAAATATCTCGCTAAGCAAAGACCTGAGTAAAATTGAGGTTTCTGCCAGCGTCAAAGGCGATATGAAAGATGCGCTGCGCAAGGATACGCAGTTCTGGCTGGTGACGCCGAAAGCTTCCCTGGCCGGCGTTTCCGGCCTTGATGCTCTGGTTGGGGGGAACTATATCGGCATGATGCCCGGCCAGGGCGAGCCAGAGGATCACTTTGTCGCCCTCGATACTCAGCCGAAGTACCACATTAATAATGGCGAGCTGATGATTCACCTCCAGTCAGCGGATTTAGGCTCGTTAACCAGCGGCTCATTAGTCTATTTCCGTAAGATTCCGGTCGGCCGGGTTTATGACTTCGCGCTTAATCCGAACAATCAGGGCGTCACTATCGATGTACTGATTGAGCGCCGATTCACGAATCTGGTCAAAAAGGAGAGCCGCTTCTGGAATGTTTCCGGCATGAAAGCAGACGTCAGCTTGAGCGGAGCAAAAGTCCAGCTCGATAGCCTCTCGGCGCTGGTGAACGGTGCAATTGCCTTTGATTCCCCTGATAATTCGCCAGAAGCTCAGCAAAACACCGATTATCACCTGTATGAAGATCTGGCCCACAGCCAGCGCGGCGTGGTCGTTAAACTGGATCTTCCCGACGGCGCCGGCTTAAAAGCGGGTTCCACACCGCTGATGTATCAGGGCCTGGAGGTTGGTCAGCTCAGCAAGTTGAATCTCAATCCCGATGGCAAAGTGACTGGCGAAATGACCGTCGACCCAAGCGTCGTCAGCCTGCTGCGCGAGAAAACGCTGATCCAGATGAAGAAACCCAGGATTTCTCTGGATAATCCTAGCGTCAGCGCCCTGCTGACCGGTACAACCTTTGAACTGGTGCCCGGAGAAGGCGAACCGCGCAACCAGTTTGCGGTGCTGCCTGCCGATAAATCGCTGCTCGAAGAACCGGATGTCGCCACGGTGACGCTGAGTGCGCCGGAAAGCTACGGTGTCGATGCCGGACAGCCGCTGATCCTGCACGGCGTCCAGATTGGCCAGGTCCTGGAGCGCAAGCTGAATGCCGATGGCGTCACCTTCCAGGTGGCGGTCATGCCCGAGTACCGTTCGCTGGTTCATGGCGATAGCAAATTCGTGGTCAATAGTCGTATCGATGTCAAAGTCGGCCTCGACGGCGTGCAGTTCCTCGGGGCCAGCGCCAGCGAGTGGGTCAACGGCGGGATCCGCATTATTCCAGGCGAAAAGGGGGCGATGCAAAGCCGCTACCCACTTTACGCTAACCTGGAAAAGGCGCTGGAAAACAGCATGAGCGACTTGCCAACCACTACGCTCAGCCTCTCCGCCGAGACGCTGCCGGACGTACAAGCCGGTTCCGTGGTGTTGTATCGTAAATTTGCGGTGGGTGAAATCATCACCGTTCAGCCGCGCAAAAACGCCTTTGAGATCAACATCCACATCAAACCGGAATATCGCCATTTGCTAACCAGCAACAGCGTGTTCTGGGCCGAGGGCGGTGCGAAAGTACAGCTTAACGGCAGCGGTTTGACGGTCCAGGCCTCTCCGCTTTCCCGGGCGCTGAAAGGCGCAATCAGCTTCGATAACCTGAGCGGGGCCAGCGCCAGCGCACGTATCGACAACAAACGCGTGCTGTATGCGTCCGAAACCACCGCCCGCGCGGTGGGCGGGCAGATAACCCTACATGCGTTTGATGCGGGGAAAATGGCCGAAGGGATGCCAATTCGTTATCTGGGTATCGACATTGGTCAGATTCAGTCACTGAATTTGATTACCGCCAATAACGAAGTGCAGGCAAAAGCGGTGTTGTATCCGGAATACGTCAATACATTCGCCCGTGCCGGGACGCGTTTCTCGGTGATCACGCCGCAGATTTCCGCAGCCGGCGTCGAACACCTGGATACCCTCTTCCAGGCCTACATCAACGTGGAACCGGGCCGTGGCTCGCCGCGTCGTGATTTCGAAATTCAGGAAACCACGATTAGCGATTCTCGTTATATCGATGGCCTGAGCATTATCGTCGAAGTGCCAGAGGCCGGTTCACTGGGTATTGGTACGCCGGTGCTGTTCCGCGGGCTCGAAGTGGGTACGGTAACAGGTCTGATGCTCGGCTCAATGTCAGACCGCGTGATGGTGCAGTTGCGCATCAGTAAACGTTATCAATATCTGGTGCGTAATAACTCCGTGTTCTGGCTGGCTTCCGGCTATAGCCTCGATTTTGGCCTGATTGGCGGTCTGGTGAAAACCGGGACCTTTAATCAGTTCATTCGCGGCGGTATCGCCTTTGCCACGCCGCCGGGCACGCCGCTGGCGCCGAAAGCGCAGGATGGTAAACACTTCCTGCTGCTGGAAAGCGAACCAAAAGAGTGGCGTGAATGGGGCACTGCCCTGCCGCGTTAA